A single Bacteroidales bacterium DNA region contains:
- a CDS encoding glutamate synthase subunit beta has translation MGNPKGFIEIQRKVAGYRPLNERTSDFGEVEQTLNEQDRKDQAARCMDCGVPFCQWGCPVMNNMPEWQDAIYKGDWKNAIDLLHVTNNFPEFTGRICPAPCENACTLNIGNEPVTIRENEAAAAERAFEAGFIVARPPQVRTGIKIAVVGSGPAGMACADLLNKWGHTVTLFEKDDAIGGLLRYGIPDFKLNKRVIDRRLEILAQEGLIFKTGTFVGRDIKGESMLKDFDAICLTIGAMKPRDLTVEGSDLKGIHYAMEFLTQQNKINRGIKIADEDRILATGKNVVVIGGGDTGSDCVGTSIRQGAKSVTQIEIMPKPSEKRKADNPWPYWANVLRYSSSHEEGCERKWSLSTKKCIGEKGQIKQLEVVEVDWVSNNGKMNLVEKPETKHFMKADLVLLAMGFVHCVHEGIAEEFGLEFDARGNIKVDQHFQTSKSKVFAAGDAAIGASLVVRAIAQGRNLARSVDKYLKKNNG, from the coding sequence ATGGGAAACCCAAAAGGTTTTATAGAAATACAGCGCAAGGTTGCCGGTTACAGACCGCTTAACGAGCGCACCTCCGATTTCGGTGAAGTGGAGCAGACATTAAATGAACAGGACAGGAAGGATCAGGCTGCACGCTGCATGGATTGCGGCGTACCGTTTTGCCAGTGGGGATGTCCTGTAATGAATAACATGCCCGAATGGCAGGATGCCATTTATAAGGGCGACTGGAAAAATGCAATCGACCTCCTGCATGTTACCAATAATTTTCCTGAGTTTACGGGCAGAATTTGCCCGGCTCCCTGCGAAAATGCCTGTACACTAAATATTGGCAACGAACCGGTTACCATTCGTGAAAACGAAGCTGCCGCTGCCGAACGTGCTTTTGAAGCCGGTTTTATTGTGGCCCGTCCACCACAGGTCAGGACCGGAATTAAAATCGCCGTTGTGGGATCAGGTCCTGCAGGCATGGCCTGTGCTGATTTGCTGAATAAATGGGGTCATACGGTGACTTTATTTGAGAAAGATGATGCTATTGGTGGTTTACTGCGTTACGGTATTCCCGATTTCAAACTGAACAAGAGGGTAATTGACCGCAGACTCGAGATCCTGGCGCAGGAAGGACTCATTTTCAAAACGGGTACTTTTGTAGGCCGGGACATTAAAGGAGAAAGCATGCTGAAAGATTTTGACGCCATATGCCTTACAATCGGAGCCATGAAACCCCGTGACCTTACTGTTGAAGGATCTGATCTGAAAGGGATTCATTATGCCATGGAATTCCTGACCCAGCAGAATAAAATAAACAGGGGAATTAAAATAGCCGATGAAGACAGAATTCTGGCTACCGGTAAAAATGTGGTTGTAATTGGCGGAGGTGATACCGGATCAGACTGTGTGGGAACTTCCATTCGCCAGGGAGCGAAAAGTGTAACGCAGATTGAGATTATGCCCAAGCCTTCTGAAAAACGGAAGGCAGATAACCCCTGGCCTTATTGGGCTAATGTTCTCCGCTATTCAAGTTCACATGAAGAAGGATGTGAACGGAAATGGAGTTTGTCAACGAAGAAATGCATCGGCGAAAAAGGTCAGATAAAGCAACTCGAAGTGGTTGAAGTTGACTGGGTATCCAATAACGGTAAAATGAACCTTGTTGAAAAACCCGAGACAAAACACTTTATGAAAGCGGACCTTGTCCTTCTGGCTATGGGATTTGTTCATTGTGTTCATGAGGGAATTGCTGAAGAATTTGGTCTTGAATTCGATGCACGCGGCAATATAAAAGTTGATCAGCACTTTCAGACCAGTAAGTCAAAGGTTTTTGCTGCAGGTGATGCCGCCATTGGTGCCAGTCTTGTCGTAAGAGCCATTGCACAGGGAAGAAACCTGGCAAGGTCAGTTGATAAGTATCTGAAGAAGAATAACGGTTAA
- the gltB gene encoding glutamate synthase large subunit — protein sequence MITNGLPTKRGLYDPAEEHDSCGIGFVAQIKGIKSHDIINRGLEVLENMSHRGAESADNVTGDGAGILIQLPHSFFKSKGIAVPDEGKYGAGLVFLPKSDSDRAQCEKILTESVESRDMKVIGFRDVPVDNSILGEISRSSEPFIRQVFVSGNFEQDELERKLYIARKQAENLVRNSEIESRGTFYIPSLSSKVMIYKGLFTSHQLRQYYTDLRDSKLTSAIALIHSRFSTNTFPTWDLAQPFRYLGHNGEINTIKGNRMWMSAREPLMKTGVLGEELKHVFPVIEPDKSDSASLDNVLEFLVMTGKSLTHAMSMLIPESWNDRNPIPESLKAFYEYHSTIMEPWDGPASIVFSDGRFIGGTLDRNGLRPSRYIITHDDLIVMGSEVGVQIFAPEQVKEKGRLRPGKILLVDTKFGIIVPDDELKRQLTERNPYGNWLKENRIDLSDIVVKNRVPSTLGDSYEQYLKVFGYTKEDMDVLMKPMTIEGQEPVSSMGNDTPLAVMSDRPQRLFNYFRQHFAQVTNPPIDPIREGLVMSLTNYIGSVSRNLLMESPSHCKLIKFRTPIVTNTDLGKIKNLDQEQFSHIVIPMLFDAESKKPGESLEKAISEMCRLAEEAVDKGRNFIILSDREISRKRVPIPSLLAVSAVHHHLINAQKRMQIGLIVETAEPREVNHFALLFAYGASVVNPYGAFAIIEKMCDSGELKMQYPEAREHFIKSIDKGLLKVMSKMGISTLRSYHGAQIFEAIGLAKDVALKYFKGTDSRINGIGLEEIAREALIFHNSAWNPDSQDPAGLQTAGVYHYRKNGEQHAWNPETIGLLQWSTRTNDYSKFKEFSALVDSENRKPMFLRGCVNFKKGVPVPIDEVETVESIMKRFVTGAMSYGSISKEAHESMAVAMNSIGGRSNTGEGGEDSERFGSNARSAIKQVASGRFGVTTSYLVNADEIQIKVAQGAKPGEGGQLPGHKIDSIIARLRHSTPGITLISPPPHHDIYSIEDLAQLIFDLKCTNPRAKITVKLVSEKGVGTIAAGVAKAHADGITISGCEGGTGASPASSIKFAGLPMELGISEVQQTLVMNNLRDRVKLQTDGQLKTGKDVVYAGLLGAEEFGFATGSLIVLGCVMMRKCHLNTCPVGVATQNPELRKRFMGKSQYLINYFRFVATEVREIMAELGFRKFDDLVGRTDMLEQRTDLNHWKASKIDLSAVLYRPEEASKFDSYCTCLQKHKIDEVMDHELIKLSNKAIKNADKVWISKEINNTDRTVGAMLSGEITRECGEAGLPDSTIICKFKGSAGQSFGAFLVKGVNFELEGDANDYLGKGLSGGRIIVVPPRGSTFKPEENIIAGNTLLYGATSGEAYIHGEVGGRFAVRNSGAIAVVEGAGDHCCEYMTGGRVVVLGIAGRNFAAGMSGGIAYVLDVNGNFDYFCNKGMVELGPVGDHEDILELQRLINNHFLYTRSELAERILVNWDEYLPKFVKVIPLEYKKVLEEQKISQIIQKIQRTEDEPHFHY from the coding sequence ATGATAACTAATGGATTACCCACCAAAAGAGGATTGTATGATCCGGCTGAAGAACACGACAGTTGCGGTATCGGTTTTGTTGCTCAGATAAAGGGGATTAAATCGCACGATATTATAAACAGGGGGCTTGAAGTTCTCGAAAATATGTCACACCGTGGTGCTGAAAGTGCCGACAATGTTACAGGTGATGGCGCGGGAATTTTAATTCAGCTTCCTCATAGTTTTTTTAAATCCAAAGGTATTGCGGTTCCCGATGAAGGTAAGTATGGGGCAGGACTTGTTTTCCTGCCTAAATCGGATTCAGACAGGGCTCAATGCGAAAAGATACTGACTGAATCCGTGGAATCCCGCGATATGAAAGTAATCGGATTCAGGGATGTTCCTGTGGATAATTCAATCCTGGGTGAGATCTCACGAAGCTCCGAGCCTTTTATCCGGCAGGTTTTCGTGTCCGGTAACTTTGAACAGGATGAACTTGAACGGAAGCTATACATTGCCAGGAAACAGGCCGAAAACCTGGTTCGCAATTCGGAGATTGAAAGCAGGGGAACTTTTTACATCCCCAGCCTTTCTTCCAAAGTTATGATTTATAAAGGTCTGTTCACCTCTCATCAGCTCAGGCAATACTATACTGATCTTAGAGACAGCAAGCTGACAAGCGCCATAGCATTGATACATTCCAGGTTTTCAACAAACACTTTTCCCACCTGGGACCTGGCGCAACCCTTCCGCTACCTGGGACACAACGGTGAAATCAACACGATTAAAGGAAACCGCATGTGGATGAGCGCCCGTGAACCACTTATGAAAACAGGCGTGCTGGGTGAAGAACTTAAACATGTATTTCCGGTTATCGAACCGGATAAAAGCGATTCCGCATCTCTTGATAATGTCCTCGAATTCCTTGTAATGACAGGAAAATCACTTACGCATGCCATGAGTATGCTCATTCCCGAGTCATGGAACGACAGGAATCCGATACCCGAAAGTCTCAAGGCGTTCTACGAATACCATTCCACGATTATGGAACCATGGGACGGTCCGGCATCCATTGTATTCAGTGATGGCCGTTTTATAGGCGGCACTCTCGACCGCAATGGCCTGAGACCTTCACGATATATCATCACCCATGATGACCTGATTGTAATGGGATCAGAAGTGGGTGTTCAGATTTTTGCCCCCGAGCAGGTAAAAGAAAAAGGAAGGCTCAGACCCGGAAAAATATTACTTGTCGATACCAAATTCGGAATTATCGTTCCCGATGATGAATTAAAAAGACAGCTCACAGAAAGAAATCCTTACGGTAACTGGCTTAAGGAAAATCGTATTGATCTTTCGGATATCGTAGTTAAAAACAGGGTTCCTTCTACACTCGGAGATTCTTACGAGCAGTATCTCAAGGTTTTCGGCTATACAAAAGAAGATATGGATGTGCTGATGAAGCCGATGACGATTGAAGGACAGGAACCGGTGAGTTCAATGGGCAATGATACCCCGCTAGCCGTTATGTCGGACAGACCCCAAAGGCTGTTTAACTATTTCAGGCAGCATTTCGCCCAGGTAACCAACCCTCCCATTGACCCGATCCGTGAAGGACTTGTGATGTCACTCACCAATTATATCGGTTCCGTGTCAAGGAATCTGTTAATGGAATCACCTTCACATTGCAAGCTGATCAAATTCAGAACTCCTATCGTCACCAATACAGATCTTGGCAAAATTAAGAATCTCGACCAGGAACAGTTCTCTCATATCGTAATTCCCATGCTGTTTGATGCCGAAAGCAAAAAACCGGGGGAATCACTTGAAAAAGCAATAAGCGAAATGTGCCGGCTGGCCGAAGAGGCAGTGGATAAAGGCAGGAATTTCATCATTCTTTCTGACCGTGAAATCAGCAGGAAAAGAGTTCCGATTCCTTCATTGCTTGCCGTATCAGCTGTTCATCATCACCTCATCAACGCCCAGAAGCGAATGCAGATTGGGTTGATCGTTGAAACCGCTGAGCCGCGTGAAGTGAACCATTTTGCCCTTCTATTTGCCTATGGCGCCAGTGTTGTAAATCCATACGGTGCATTTGCCATAATAGAAAAGATGTGCGATTCGGGCGAGCTTAAAATGCAGTACCCTGAAGCACGCGAGCACTTTATAAAATCGATTGACAAAGGATTGCTCAAGGTGATGTCGAAGATGGGTATCTCAACGCTGAGAAGCTATCACGGTGCCCAGATTTTTGAAGCCATCGGTTTGGCAAAAGACGTTGCACTGAAGTATTTCAAGGGTACCGATTCAAGAATTAACGGAATTGGGCTGGAAGAAATAGCCAGGGAAGCACTCATTTTCCACAATAGCGCATGGAATCCTGATTCGCAGGATCCGGCAGGATTACAAACTGCAGGCGTGTATCATTATCGTAAAAACGGCGAACAGCATGCATGGAACCCTGAAACTATAGGTTTGCTTCAATGGTCTACACGAACCAATGATTACAGTAAATTTAAAGAATTCAGTGCCCTTGTTGATAGCGAGAATCGCAAGCCTATGTTTCTCAGGGGTTGTGTGAATTTTAAAAAGGGAGTTCCTGTTCCTATTGACGAAGTGGAAACAGTTGAATCCATCATGAAAAGGTTTGTGACAGGCGCCATGTCGTACGGTTCAATCAGCAAGGAAGCTCATGAATCGATGGCAGTGGCCATGAACAGTATTGGCGGCCGCAGTAACACAGGTGAAGGCGGTGAAGATTCAGAAAGGTTCGGCTCAAATGCCCGAAGCGCCATTAAACAGGTAGCCTCAGGCAGGTTCGGAGTAACAACCAGTTATCTTGTCAACGCCGATGAAATACAGATTAAAGTAGCACAGGGAGCCAAGCCCGGTGAGGGAGGTCAGCTGCCCGGCCATAAAATTGATTCCATCATTGCCCGGTTGAGACACTCGACCCCAGGCATTACCCTGATTTCTCCTCCTCCGCATCACGATATTTATTCAATTGAGGACCTGGCACAGCTGATTTTCGATCTGAAATGCACCAATCCACGGGCAAAAATAACTGTTAAGCTGGTTTCTGAAAAGGGTGTTGGAACTATTGCCGCAGGTGTGGCAAAAGCTCATGCCGATGGTATTACAATCAGCGGTTGCGAAGGAGGTACCGGGGCTAGTCCGGCCAGTTCAATAAAATTTGCCGGGTTGCCCATGGAACTCGGAATCTCTGAAGTTCAGCAAACGCTTGTCATGAATAACCTGCGCGACAGGGTTAAACTTCAGACCGACGGACAGCTTAAAACCGGAAAAGATGTTGTATATGCCGGTTTGCTGGGTGCAGAAGAATTTGGTTTTGCAACAGGATCCCTGATCGTTCTGGGCTGTGTGATGATGCGTAAATGCCATCTCAATACATGTCCCGTGGGTGTTGCCACACAAAATCCTGAACTGCGCAAACGCTTTATGGGCAAATCGCAGTACCTGATCAATTATTTCCGTTTCGTTGCTACTGAAGTTCGTGAAATAATGGCGGAACTCGGTTTCAGGAAGTTTGATGACCTGGTCGGAAGAACCGATATGCTGGAACAGAGAACCGACCTGAATCACTGGAAAGCTTCGAAAATTGATTTATCAGCAGTTCTTTACAGGCCCGAAGAAGCTTCAAAATTTGATTCTTATTGCACCTGCCTCCAGAAGCACAAAATAGATGAGGTTATGGATCATGAACTCATCAAACTTTCAAATAAAGCCATCAAGAATGCCGACAAAGTATGGATTTCAAAAGAAATCAATAATACCGACAGAACGGTTGGTGCCATGCTTTCAGGTGAAATTACCCGTGAATGCGGTGAAGCAGGATTACCTGACAGCACGATCATTTGTAAATTCAAGGGTTCAGCGGGACAGTCATTTGGAGCCTTTCTTGTAAAAGGAGTCAATTTCGAACTTGAAGGCGATGCCAATGACTACCTGGGTAAAGGTTTGTCAGGAGGCCGGATCATTGTTGTGCCACCGCGCGGTTCCACATTCAAACCGGAAGAAAATATCATTGCCGGTAACACACTTTTATATGGTGCAACGAGTGGTGAAGCTTATATTCACGGTGAAGTGGGAGGCCGTTTTGCAGTAAGAAACAGCGGCGCAATTGCTGTGGTTGAAGGTGCCGGTGATCATTGCTGTGAATACATGACAGGTGGCCGTGTGGTTGTACTTGGAATAGCAGGCCGTAATTTCGCTGCCGGTATGAGCGGGGGTATTGCCTACGTGCTCGATGTGAACGGAAATTTTGACTATTTCTGCAACAAAGGTATGGTTGAATTAGGCCCTGTAGGCGATCATGAAGATATTCTCGAACTGCAACGGCTTATCAACAACCATTTTCTGTATACACGAAGCGAGCTGGCTGAAAGAATCCTCGTAAACTGGGATGAATACCTGCCGAAATTCGTGAAGGTTATACCGCTGGAATACAAGAAAGTACTGGAAGAACAGAAGATTTCACAAATCATTCAGAAAATCCAGCGTACCGAAGACGAACCCCATTTTCATTATTAA
- a CDS encoding citrate synthase — MQPLSEFMQKLEEITVKASQIDKALFETYNVKRGLRNQDGSGVLVGLTNIGDVVGYEKKDNQVIPCEGKLFYRGIDVEDMVHGFQKDKRHGFEETVYLLLTGKLPSKDDLDLFSSYMAGHRDLPNSFVNLILSFRGKNIMNMLTRSILVMYTQDDEAENYSHINLLKQSLNLIAKFPVIAAYVYFGFRHTYQRKSLIFRHPDPALSTAENFLYMLKGEDYNKIEADILDLALVLHAEHGGGNNSTFATRVISSAGTDTYSAISAGLGSLKGYLHGGANLQVEEMMKDIKKNVSDWKDKKEVVEYLKKILKCEAGDGSGKLYGIGHAIYTLSDPRAILLKDKAKELAASKGKLDEYLLYESVEELAPEAFASFKEGSNKVISANVDFYSGFVYKCIDIPKELFTPIFAIARMAGWCAHRLEEVTFTSRRIIRPAYKNVFGRVQYESIESRD, encoded by the coding sequence ATGCAACCACTCAGTGAATTCATGCAAAAACTTGAGGAGATTACAGTAAAGGCTTCTCAGATTGACAAAGCTCTCTTTGAAACGTACAATGTCAAAAGAGGACTCAGGAATCAGGATGGCTCAGGTGTTCTTGTAGGCCTGACCAATATCGGAGATGTGGTGGGCTATGAGAAAAAAGATAACCAGGTTATACCCTGTGAGGGAAAACTTTTTTACAGGGGAATTGACGTGGAAGATATGGTGCATGGTTTCCAGAAGGATAAAAGACATGGATTTGAAGAGACTGTCTATCTTTTGTTAACCGGTAAACTTCCTTCAAAAGATGACCTGGATCTGTTTTCATCCTATATGGCCGGCCACCGTGACCTGCCCAACAGTTTTGTCAACCTCATCCTGTCTTTCAGGGGAAAAAACATAATGAACATGCTCACCCGTTCAATCCTTGTGATGTACACACAGGACGATGAGGCTGAGAACTATTCACATATCAACCTGCTAAAGCAATCGCTTAACCTTATTGCTAAATTCCCGGTAATTGCCGCCTATGTGTATTTCGGATTTCGTCATACCTACCAGCGCAAATCACTCATATTCCGTCATCCGGATCCCGCCTTAAGCACAGCTGAAAATTTCCTGTACATGCTTAAAGGAGAAGACTATAACAAGATTGAAGCCGACATTCTTGACCTTGCCCTTGTATTGCATGCCGAACACGGAGGAGGGAACAACTCAACCTTTGCAACCCGTGTAATCAGCTCGGCAGGTACCGACACCTATTCTGCCATATCTGCAGGTCTTGGTTCACTGAAAGGTTATCTGCACGGCGGAGCCAACCTGCAGGTGGAAGAAATGATGAAGGATATTAAAAAGAATGTTTCCGACTGGAAAGATAAAAAAGAGGTTGTTGAATACCTGAAAAAAATATTGAAATGCGAAGCCGGCGACGGTTCCGGCAAGCTTTACGGTATTGGCCATGCCATCTATACGCTGTCCGATCCCAGGGCAATCCTGTTAAAGGATAAAGCAAAAGAATTGGCTGCATCCAAAGGAAAACTTGATGAATATTTGTTGTACGAATCAGTTGAGGAGTTAGCACCCGAAGCTTTTGCCAGTTTTAAGGAAGGTAGCAATAAAGTGATCAGTGCCAATGTCGACTTCTATTCGGGATTTGTATATAAATGCATTGATATTCCGAAGGAGTTGTTCACTCCAATTTTTGCCATTGCCAGGATGGCCGGCTGGTGTGCTCACAGGCTTGAAGAAGTGACATTTACATCACGAAGAATTATTCGGCCTGCCTATAAGAATGTTTTTGGCAGAGTACAGTATGAATCAATTGAATCAAGAGATTAA
- a CDS encoding glutamate-5-semialdehyde dehydrogenase — translation MNDLKQKLTFLAGSVKQASRKLARANTMQKDNALKAIADEINKNREILKAENSRDLESGKSKGLSAAFIDRLTLNDKRIDGMIQVLHDVVNLKDPVGEIFNMNTLPNGLKVGQMRVPIGVLAIIFESRPNVCIEVASLTIKSGNGVILRGGSDAIHSNLKLAELIRNGLKSAGLPEECVGIVDNTNRESVLGLVKLKDYIDVIIPRGGLQLIRLVEENSIIPVIRHDMGICHTYVDEFAKQEMALDICYNAKVQRPGVCNAMETLLVNSKVAPVFLPEMKAKFDKAGVKLKGDDKTRKILTGIEPATEEDWNTEYLDLVLSVKVVNSLDEAIDHINVYSSHHSDAIVTDSYENGLRFISEVDSAACFINASTRFSDGNEFGLGAEMGISNQKLHVRGPMGLKDLMAPKYIIFGNGQVRT, via the coding sequence ATGAATGATCTTAAACAGAAATTGACTTTTCTGGCAGGTTCAGTTAAACAGGCTTCCCGGAAACTTGCCCGTGCGAATACAATGCAAAAGGATAACGCACTGAAGGCAATCGCAGATGAAATAAATAAAAACAGGGAAATTCTGAAAGCTGAAAACAGCAGGGATCTTGAATCAGGAAAATCAAAAGGCCTATCGGCCGCGTTTATCGACCGGCTTACACTGAATGATAAACGGATTGACGGGATGATCCAGGTTTTACACGATGTAGTTAACCTGAAAGATCCTGTTGGTGAAATATTCAATATGAACACCCTTCCAAACGGCCTGAAAGTAGGCCAGATGCGTGTTCCTATAGGAGTGCTTGCCATCATTTTCGAAAGCAGGCCCAATGTGTGCATTGAAGTCGCTTCACTTACCATTAAATCAGGTAACGGAGTCATTTTAAGAGGGGGTTCGGATGCCATTCACTCGAATCTGAAACTGGCTGAACTTATCCGGAATGGGTTGAAATCAGCAGGGTTACCTGAAGAATGTGTGGGTATAGTCGATAACACAAACCGGGAATCGGTTCTCGGGCTTGTTAAATTGAAGGATTACATTGATGTCATTATACCGCGTGGCGGGCTCCAGCTGATCCGCCTCGTTGAAGAAAATTCAATCATTCCGGTGATCAGGCACGATATGGGAATCTGCCATACGTATGTGGATGAATTTGCAAAGCAGGAAATGGCCCTGGATATTTGTTATAATGCAAAAGTACAGCGGCCCGGTGTTTGCAATGCAATGGAAACCCTGCTTGTGAACAGCAAAGTTGCCCCTGTCTTCCTGCCTGAAATGAAGGCAAAATTTGATAAAGCCGGTGTTAAGCTTAAAGGTGATGATAAAACAAGGAAAATTCTTACGGGCATCGAACCGGCCACCGAAGAAGACTGGAATACGGAATACCTCGACCTTGTTTTATCGGTGAAAGTGGTAAACTCGCTCGACGAGGCCATTGATCACATTAATGTCTACAGTTCCCATCATTCGGATGCCATTGTTACCGACAGCTATGAAAACGGACTTCGCTTTATCAGTGAAGTGGATTCGGCTGCCTGTTTTATCAATGCATCCACACGTTTCAGCGACGGAAACGAATTCGGACTCGGAGCGGAGATGGGAATCAGCAATCAGAAGCTTCATGTAAGAGGGCCTATGGGTTTGAAAGATCTTATGGCGCCCAAATACATCATTTTTGGAAATGGCCAGGTGAGAACCTGA
- the proB gene encoding glutamate 5-kinase: protein MEYREVLKNKHRIVVKIGTSSLSYANGRMNFQRIEKLAYVLSAVRRRGVQVILVTSGAIGVGSGRLGLTRRPQELAKKQALAAVGQAELMKIYQRFFEEYNQLVAQVLLTKDVVIIPSRNQNARSTLIKLFEMDIIPIINENDTIATNEIEFGDNDTLSAIVASLVNADLLVMLSDIDGLYNADPRSEENAEIIHSVLEITPEVEQLASGAGSSFSTGGMVTKISAAKICLKDGIDCLIASGSDPAILFDVLAGKEVGTHFVANVENFTHHE, encoded by the coding sequence ATGGAATACAGGGAAGTTTTAAAGAATAAGCACCGCATTGTAGTTAAGATAGGCACTTCGTCATTATCATACGCCAACGGACGGATGAATTTTCAGCGAATTGAAAAACTGGCCTATGTGCTGAGCGCTGTTCGCCGCCGGGGTGTTCAGGTTATCCTGGTTACCTCAGGCGCCATCGGCGTGGGATCAGGGAGGCTCGGGCTTACCCGCAGACCGCAGGAGCTTGCTAAAAAGCAGGCATTGGCTGCTGTCGGACAGGCTGAATTGATGAAGATATACCAGCGTTTTTTTGAGGAATACAATCAGCTGGTCGCCCAGGTTCTTCTTACAAAAGACGTGGTCATCATCCCTTCAAGAAATCAGAATGCCAGGAGCACGTTGATTAAACTGTTTGAAATGGACATCATTCCTATCATCAATGAGAATGATACCATTGCAACCAATGAGATTGAATTCGGCGATAATGATACCCTGTCAGCCATTGTAGCCTCTCTTGTGAATGCTGATTTGCTGGTTATGCTTTCCGATATCGATGGCTTATACAATGCCGATCCAAGAAGCGAAGAAAATGCCGAGATCATTCATTCAGTGCTGGAAATCACACCTGAGGTGGAACAACTGGCTTCCGGCGCAGGATCTTCATTCAGCACCGGCGGAATGGTCACAAAAATATCCGCTGCGAAGATATGCCTTAAAGACGGTATCGATTGTCTCATCGCCAGCGGTTCGGATCCGGCTATACTTTTTGATGTACTGGCAGGCAAGGAAGTAGGCACTCATTTTGTTGCCAATGTTGAAAATTTTACGCACCATGAATGA